A DNA window from Enterobacter cloacae subsp. cloacae ATCC 13047 contains the following coding sequences:
- the fliD gene encoding flagellar filament capping protein FliD, with protein MASSSITLSSGATITSLGVGSGLDLATLYNNLETAEKTKLNTITNQQTSYNAQLSAFSKLQSAMTSLNTATAALGKTDTWNAASIGSTNTAFSATTTAGAAVGSYSVQVKSLAKAQVLTSAVQTSATAQLGATTGTTRTITISQPGTTKPLTVDLADGDTSLNGIASAINKANGNVTATVVKSKDNEYTLMLSSKTTGTANDMTVTVTGDDTLKGIISYDSSTNTGAMNQQTASQNALVTINDIDIERSTNTINDALPGVTLTLKAESTKSENLDVTRSTDATKKAVTDWVTAYNSLQSTIASITKYVKVEAGADQSASNGALLGDNTVRSVQSQLRDMLTVVQSGSYAIMAQLGITQDPTVGADGSMGNLKIDDAKLTKALTDSPEAVQAYFIGDGKTTGLATQMGNTLTAMLSTTTGKEGIIKSATDGINSTLKTLDKRYDAMEASIEATMARYKAQFNSLDTMMSKLNNTATYLKQQFSS; from the coding sequence ATGGCGAGTAGCTCAATCACTCTCTCTTCAGGCGCGACTATTACGAGTCTGGGCGTAGGTTCAGGTCTGGATCTGGCAACACTGTATAACAATCTCGAAACGGCTGAAAAAACCAAGCTGAACACCATCACCAATCAGCAGACGTCCTATAATGCCCAGCTGAGTGCGTTCAGTAAGCTGCAAAGTGCAATGACGTCGCTGAATACCGCCACTGCAGCCCTGGGAAAAACGGACACCTGGAACGCGGCGTCTATTGGCTCGACCAACACCGCCTTCAGCGCCACCACCACGGCCGGTGCAGCGGTTGGTTCCTATAGCGTACAGGTTAAATCGCTGGCGAAAGCTCAGGTATTAACCTCTGCCGTCCAGACCAGTGCCACCGCGCAGCTGGGAGCGACTACCGGTACCACGCGTACCATCACCATCAGCCAGCCAGGCACCACCAAACCGCTGACCGTCGATCTTGCTGACGGCGACACCAGCCTGAACGGTATTGCCAGCGCGATTAACAAGGCTAACGGCAACGTCACGGCAACGGTAGTGAAGTCGAAGGACAACGAGTACACCCTGATGCTGTCCTCGAAAACCACCGGCACGGCCAATGACATGACGGTGACGGTGACCGGTGACGACACCTTAAAAGGCATTATCAGCTACGACTCATCCACGAATACCGGCGCGATGAATCAGCAAACCGCGTCACAAAATGCGTTGGTTACCATCAACGACATCGACATTGAGCGTTCGACCAACACAATTAATGACGCGCTGCCGGGCGTAACCCTCACCCTGAAGGCAGAAAGCACCAAGAGCGAAAATTTAGATGTTACCCGCTCTACCGATGCCACCAAAAAAGCCGTCACGGATTGGGTTACCGCATACAACTCCCTGCAGTCGACCATCGCCAGCATCACCAAGTATGTGAAAGTGGAAGCCGGTGCCGATCAGTCCGCCAGCAACGGTGCGCTGCTGGGTGACAACACCGTGCGTTCTGTACAGTCACAGCTGCGCGATATGTTGACCGTGGTCCAGTCTGGCTCCTACGCGATCATGGCCCAGCTCGGTATCACCCAGGATCCTACCGTGGGCGCTGACGGCTCAATGGGTAACCTGAAAATCGACGATGCCAAACTGACAAAAGCGCTCACCGACAGCCCGGAAGCGGTGCAGGCCTACTTTATTGGCGATGGCAAAACAACCGGTCTGGCCACGCAGATGGGCAATACCCTGACCGCCATGCTGAGCACGACCACCGGTAAAGAAGGGATCATCAAAAGCGCGACTGACGGTATCAACAGCACGTTGAAAACCCTGGATAAGCGCTACGACGCAATGGAAGCGAGCATCGAAGCCACGATGGCCCGTTATAAAGCACAGTTCAACAGTCTTGATACCATGATGAGTAAACTGAATAACACGGCCACCTACCTGAAACAGCAGTTCAGTTCTTAG
- a CDS encoding flagellin FliC, with product MAVINTNLLSLTTQNNLNKSQSSLGTAIERLSSGLRINSAKDDAAGQAIANRMTSQVKGMTQAARNANDGISLVQTAEGNLNEINTNLQRIRELSVQAATDTNGSSDLTSINTEIKQRLAEIDRIAGAANFNGKKLLDGSVSTALKIQVGAGTSSNDTISIDSNALINATSGTLSAGLSTAISDNASAQAVISAADAAIAKIDTARSNMGAIQNRFESTINNLNNSINNLSAAQSRIQDADYATEVSNMSRAQILQQAGTSVLSQANQVPQAMLSLLR from the coding sequence ATGGCAGTTATCAATACTAACCTGTTGTCCCTGACCACTCAGAACAACCTGAACAAATCTCAGTCTTCTCTGGGCACTGCTATCGAGCGTCTGTCCTCTGGTCTGCGTATCAACAGCGCGAAAGATGACGCTGCTGGCCAGGCGATTGCTAACCGCATGACCTCCCAGGTTAAAGGTATGACCCAGGCGGCGCGTAACGCCAACGACGGTATCTCCCTGGTTCAGACTGCTGAAGGTAACCTGAACGAAATCAACACCAACTTACAGCGTATTCGTGAGCTGTCTGTTCAGGCTGCTACCGACACTAACGGTTCTTCTGACCTGACTTCTATCAACACTGAAATCAAACAGCGTCTGGCTGAAATCGACCGTATCGCGGGCGCAGCTAACTTCAACGGTAAGAAACTGCTGGACGGTTCCGTATCTACCGCGCTGAAAATTCAGGTTGGTGCAGGTACTTCTTCTAACGACACCATCTCCATCGACAGCAACGCGCTGATCAACGCCACCTCTGGTACCCTGAGCGCTGGCCTGAGCACTGCTATCTCTGATAACGCCTCTGCACAGGCTGTTATCTCTGCTGCTGACGCTGCAATCGCGAAAATCGATACCGCGCGTTCTAACATGGGTGCGATTCAGAACCGTTTCGAATCTACCATCAACAACCTGAACAACTCTATCAACAACCTGTCTGCTGCTCAGTCCCGTATCCAGGACGCTGACTACGCTACCGAAGTTTCCAACATGTCTCGCGCGCAGATCCTGCAGCAGGCTGGTACTTCTGTACTGTCTCAGGCAAACCAGGTTCCACAGGCAATGCTGTCTCTGCTGCGTTAA